One genomic region from Paramicrobacterium agarici encodes:
- a CDS encoding NAD(P)/FAD-dependent oxidoreductase — protein MGNRGATYDVAVIGAGIVGAAIARTLSRDGVRVVVLERSAAASGTSGQGEGNLLVSDKAPGRELELALHANRRWAELADELADELGPDFPDIEFERKGGLVVATTEAGAEPLKNFARSQATAGVDAQIIAPSEALQLEPDLNPAITAAVAYPQDAQVQPVIATEALLASARRAGAEVRCGVDVLGSIRSASGELTGVQTTAGAVTASTIINAAGPWAGDVASRLGVTLPVRPRRGVVLVTTRMPHRIFRKVYDGDYFGATQSNDAALQTSSVIESTAAGTVLIGSSREQIGFDSRLRAEVIREIAAKSTCVFPFLRDASVMRAYGGFRPFMPDHLPVIGPDHRVAGLWHATGHEGAGIGLSVSTADLVSDLFAGRAPELNAAAFSVARPTLAAALAAEEGAA, from the coding sequence ATGGGCAACCGCGGAGCGACGTACGACGTTGCTGTGATCGGTGCCGGCATTGTCGGCGCGGCGATCGCGCGCACCCTTAGCCGCGACGGCGTGCGCGTCGTCGTTCTCGAGCGCAGTGCGGCTGCATCGGGCACGAGCGGTCAGGGCGAGGGGAACCTCCTCGTCTCAGACAAAGCTCCCGGCCGAGAGCTCGAGTTGGCTCTGCACGCCAATCGTCGCTGGGCGGAGCTCGCCGACGAGCTGGCAGACGAGCTCGGTCCTGACTTTCCAGACATCGAATTCGAGCGCAAGGGCGGCCTGGTCGTCGCGACGACCGAAGCGGGCGCCGAGCCGCTGAAGAACTTCGCCCGCTCGCAAGCCACGGCCGGTGTCGATGCGCAGATCATCGCGCCGAGTGAGGCGCTGCAGCTCGAACCAGACCTCAATCCCGCCATCACCGCAGCTGTCGCATACCCGCAGGACGCCCAGGTGCAGCCGGTCATCGCGACAGAAGCGCTGCTGGCGTCTGCGCGTCGTGCCGGCGCAGAGGTGCGCTGCGGCGTCGACGTGCTCGGCAGCATCCGCTCTGCCTCGGGCGAGCTCACGGGCGTGCAGACGACGGCGGGCGCCGTGACAGCATCCACCATCATCAACGCCGCGGGCCCGTGGGCCGGCGATGTCGCATCGCGGCTCGGCGTCACGCTGCCCGTGCGCCCGCGCCGCGGCGTCGTGCTCGTGACCACGCGCATGCCGCACCGCATTTTTCGCAAGGTGTACGACGGCGACTACTTCGGCGCGACGCAGTCGAACGATGCTGCCCTGCAGACCTCGAGCGTCATTGAATCGACGGCAGCCGGCACCGTGCTCATCGGGTCGAGCCGCGAGCAGATCGGCTTCGATTCGCGGCTGCGCGCCGAGGTGATCCGCGAGATCGCCGCCAAGTCGACGTGCGTGTTCCCCTTCTTGCGCGACGCGAGTGTCATGCGCGCGTACGGCGGTTTTCGCCCGTTCATGCCCGACCACTTGCCCGTGATCGGACCAGACCACCGCGTCGCGGGACTCTGGCATGCGACAGGCCACGAGGGCGCCGGAATCGGGCTCTCGGTCTCGACCGCAGATCTCGTGAGCGACCTCTTCGCGGGGCGTGCGCCCGAGCTGAATGCTGCCGCGTTCAGCGTCGCGCGCCCGACGCTCGCCGCAGCACTCGCCGCAGAGGAGGGCGCCGCATGA
- a CDS encoding dihydrodipicolinate synthase family protein → MSKKFDLGGVVVATTLPFTEDASAPAGLAVDYDKFAEHCNFLIENGCRGVGPNGSLGEYSSLTDEERRKVIQVAVEAVGGRGIVVAGVHGVGWHQAVQWAEYAKEDGADGVLCLPPTIYRANRDEVIEHYTKVNEVGLPMMLYNNPLDTKVDLTPDIIAELSKLENVVAVKEFSTDIRRVMDIQDACDIDVVAGADDLLFESLVAGAVGWFAGYPNVFPKESAEICELVYAGKIDEARDLYRELRPVFYWDSETEFVQAIKLSQDVAGNTFGGKTRPPRGPLSAAQVEAVTRDTKRALDYIASR, encoded by the coding sequence ATGAGCAAGAAGTTCGACCTCGGAGGCGTCGTCGTCGCGACAACGCTTCCCTTCACAGAAGACGCGAGCGCCCCGGCCGGCCTCGCCGTTGACTACGACAAGTTCGCCGAGCACTGCAATTTTCTGATCGAGAACGGATGCCGCGGCGTCGGCCCCAACGGCTCGCTCGGAGAGTACTCGTCTCTGACGGACGAGGAGCGCCGCAAGGTCATTCAGGTTGCCGTTGAGGCCGTCGGAGGCCGCGGCATCGTCGTCGCGGGCGTTCACGGTGTCGGCTGGCACCAGGCTGTGCAGTGGGCCGAGTACGCGAAGGAAGACGGGGCCGACGGCGTTCTGTGCCTGCCGCCCACCATTTACCGCGCCAACCGCGACGAGGTTATTGAGCACTACACCAAGGTCAACGAGGTGGGCCTGCCGATGATGCTCTACAACAACCCCCTCGACACCAAAGTCGACCTGACGCCCGACATCATCGCCGAGCTGTCGAAGCTCGAGAACGTCGTGGCCGTCAAGGAGTTCTCGACAGACATTCGCCGCGTCATGGACATTCAGGACGCGTGCGACATCGACGTTGTCGCGGGAGCCGACGATCTGCTCTTCGAGTCGCTCGTCGCGGGCGCCGTGGGCTGGTTCGCCGGATACCCGAACGTGTTCCCCAAGGAATCGGCCGAGATCTGCGAGCTGGTGTACGCGGGAAAGATCGACGAGGCGCGCGACCTCTACCGCGAGCTGCGCCCGGTGTTCTACTGGGACTCCGAGACCGAGTTCGTGCAGGCGATCAAGCTGTCGCAGGATGTTGCGGGCAACACGTTCGGCGGCAAGACCCGCCCGCCGCGCGGCCCGCTGTCGGCCGCGCAGGTCGAGGCCGTCACGCGTGACACCAAGCGCGCCCTCGACTACATCGCGAGCCGCTAG
- a CDS encoding (2Fe-2S)-binding protein, with the protein MTAYRLPPQNDPAERVENERVHITVDGEQLSGPAGSTIAGVLLENGRDSWRTTSRDRRPRGIFCGIGVCYDCILQVGDERDVRACQRRACEGDVVSLQNEGRPDAAGSPRPGSDSSAPASESIAGEAS; encoded by the coding sequence ATGACCGCGTACCGCCTGCCTCCGCAGAACGATCCAGCCGAGCGCGTCGAGAACGAGCGCGTGCACATCACTGTCGACGGCGAGCAACTCAGCGGCCCTGCCGGCAGCACGATCGCCGGCGTGCTGCTCGAGAACGGCCGCGACTCGTGGCGCACGACGAGCCGTGACCGTCGCCCGCGCGGCATCTTCTGCGGCATCGGCGTCTGCTACGACTGCATTCTGCAGGTGGGCGACGAGCGCGACGTGCGCGCGTGCCAGCGGCGTGCGTGCGAGGGTGACGTCGTGTCGCTGCAGAACGAAGGGCGGCCGGATGCTGCGGGCAGCCCGCGCCCCGGCAGCGACAGTTCGGCCCCAGCATCCGAGTCGATCGCGGGGGAGGCATCATGA
- a CDS encoding FAD-dependent oxidoreductase, whose amino-acid sequence MTVVVIGAGPAGLAAASAALRAGADVTLLDSSDQLGGQFWRHLPDSAHAAKQHVLHHKWGTFEALAREVTQHPSCSVVANAQVWLLEQRAAGAPRVHAHVGPVDSGGRETLTLDPHALVLATGAHDRTLPFPGWTLPGVYTAGAAQALAKSERIALGSRAVVAGAGPFLLPVAQSLALTGARVLGVYEATTTAALLRGWGAKPWQLTAAVGKMPELAGYVAGHVRHSIPYRTGRAVVEAHGTDRVEAVTIARVDETWAPIAGTETTIETDAVCVSHGFTPRLELAIAAGCTISADRFVEVDARQQTSIRGIYAAGELTGIAGADAALAEGALAGHFAANGPRSAHIGRAARARDRFIDFGTRLDAVHSPRRGWTQWLRNDTTICRCEEVTNGELTSIQSQTASCGLRSLKLSTRAGLGICQGRICGRNVEELLGEDFADGVTTDRRPIVSPVRIGDLADAAAAEPPTEDPHTAGDLHPRETLKGTS is encoded by the coding sequence ATGACCGTCGTCGTCATCGGAGCCGGTCCCGCCGGACTCGCCGCGGCCAGCGCAGCGCTGCGCGCCGGAGCCGATGTGACACTGCTCGACTCGTCCGACCAGCTTGGCGGGCAGTTCTGGCGGCACCTCCCCGACTCCGCGCACGCTGCGAAGCAGCACGTGCTGCACCACAAGTGGGGAACGTTCGAGGCGCTTGCGCGCGAGGTCACGCAGCATCCGTCGTGCTCTGTCGTGGCGAACGCGCAGGTGTGGCTCCTCGAGCAACGAGCTGCCGGGGCGCCCCGCGTGCACGCGCACGTCGGCCCCGTGGACTCGGGCGGACGCGAAACGCTCACGCTCGACCCCCACGCTCTCGTTCTCGCGACCGGTGCGCACGACCGTACGCTGCCGTTCCCTGGCTGGACGCTGCCCGGCGTGTACACGGCCGGAGCGGCGCAGGCCCTCGCGAAGTCAGAGCGAATCGCGCTCGGCTCGCGGGCCGTGGTCGCCGGAGCAGGGCCGTTTCTGCTGCCCGTCGCCCAGTCGCTTGCGCTCACGGGCGCCCGCGTTCTCGGCGTCTACGAGGCGACGACCACGGCCGCTCTCCTGCGCGGCTGGGGCGCGAAGCCCTGGCAGCTCACGGCCGCCGTCGGAAAGATGCCCGAGCTCGCCGGATACGTGGCGGGTCACGTGCGTCACAGCATCCCGTACCGCACCGGGCGCGCCGTCGTCGAGGCGCACGGCACCGATCGCGTCGAGGCCGTGACGATCGCCCGCGTCGACGAGACCTGGGCGCCGATCGCGGGAACCGAGACGACGATCGAGACGGATGCTGTCTGCGTCAGCCACGGCTTCACACCGCGCCTCGAGCTCGCGATCGCCGCGGGTTGCACGATCAGCGCCGACCGCTTCGTCGAAGTCGACGCGCGTCAGCAGACCAGCATCCGCGGTATCTACGCAGCGGGGGAACTCACGGGCATCGCCGGCGCGGACGCCGCGCTCGCAGAGGGTGCTCTCGCCGGACACTTCGCGGCGAACGGCCCGCGCTCGGCGCACATCGGACGCGCCGCTCGCGCCCGCGACCGCTTCATCGACTTCGGCACCAGACTCGACGCCGTGCACTCGCCGCGCCGCGGGTGGACGCAGTGGCTGCGCAACGACACGACGATCTGCCGGTGCGAAGAAGTGACGAACGGCGAGCTCACCAGCATCCAGTCGCAAACCGCGTCGTGCGGACTGCGCTCCCTCAAACTCTCGACGCGCGCGGGCCTCGGCATCTGCCAGGGCCGCATCTGCGGGCGCAACGTCGAGGAGCTGCTCGGCGAGGACTTCGCCGACGGCGTCACAACCGACCGCAGACCCATCGTCTCCCCGGTGCGCATCGGCGATCTCGCCGATGCTGCCGCCGCGGAACCTCCAACCGAAGACCCGCACACAGCAGGCGATCTTCACCCACGAGAAACACTGAAAGGTACGTCATGA
- a CDS encoding proline racemase family protein, with amino-acid sequence MRSSRVITAVDSHTEGMPTRVVTGGVGVIPGATMNEKRLHVIEHMDDVRQFLMNEPRGHGAMSGALLQPPTRDDCDWGIVYIEASGCLPMCGHGTIGTATVLVETGMVEVVEPVTTIRLDTPAGLVIARVDVTDGHADSVTIENVPSFVDRMDAVVTVPGLGDVPYSLAFGGNYYAMVNLDDVGLPFDRSRQQEILDAGLAIMSAINETAAPQHPSISGVDHCHHVEFIAPGSTAQHSRHAMAIHPGWFDRSPCGTGTSARMAELWARGELTLNTDFVNESFIGSRFVGRLIAETDVAGTPAVIPTITGRAWVTGMGQYMLDPTDPFPTGFVF; translated from the coding sequence ATGAGATCAAGCCGTGTGATCACCGCGGTCGATTCACACACCGAGGGGATGCCGACGCGCGTCGTGACCGGCGGCGTCGGTGTCATCCCTGGCGCGACCATGAACGAGAAGCGCCTGCACGTCATCGAGCACATGGATGACGTGCGGCAGTTTCTCATGAACGAACCGCGCGGTCACGGCGCCATGAGCGGGGCGCTGCTGCAGCCGCCCACGCGGGACGACTGCGACTGGGGCATCGTCTACATCGAAGCATCCGGCTGCCTGCCCATGTGCGGTCACGGCACGATCGGCACCGCGACGGTGCTCGTCGAGACCGGCATGGTCGAGGTCGTCGAGCCGGTCACGACGATCAGGCTCGACACCCCGGCCGGACTCGTCATCGCCCGCGTTGACGTGACCGATGGGCATGCAGACTCCGTCACGATCGAGAACGTGCCGAGCTTCGTCGACAGAATGGATGCTGTCGTCACGGTGCCCGGCCTCGGCGACGTTCCGTATTCCCTCGCGTTCGGCGGCAACTACTACGCCATGGTGAACCTCGACGACGTCGGGCTGCCCTTCGACCGCTCACGTCAGCAGGAGATCCTCGACGCGGGGCTTGCAATCATGAGCGCGATCAACGAGACCGCTGCCCCGCAGCATCCGTCGATCTCTGGCGTCGACCACTGCCACCACGTCGAGTTCATCGCCCCCGGTTCGACGGCGCAGCACTCGCGCCACGCCATGGCGATTCACCCCGGGTGGTTCGACCGGTCGCCGTGCGGAACGGGAACGTCCGCACGCATGGCCGAACTCTGGGCGCGCGGCGAACTCACGCTCAACACCGACTTCGTCAACGAGTCGTTCATCGGCAGCCGCTTCGTCGGGCGGCTGATCGCCGAGACCGACGTCGCGGGCACGCCGGCCGTCATTCCGACGATCACCGGCCGCGCCTGGGTCACCGGCATGGGGCAGTACATGCTCGACCCGACCGACCCCTTTCCGACCGGATTCGTCTTCTAG
- a CDS encoding aminopeptidase P family protein codes for MTARSMPTGKDARMPRLSQIDAFTRFMGTGWATPDRSPQVEPGVAGASAQHRERLSAQFAGETVVVFSGTAPIRVNDCAFDFRPDSGFFWLTGCTAEDAVIALYPRDGGHDAVLYVPEPAYPGDTDFFGSALHGELWVGPAPSLGEWSTALQIEVRGRRQLDADLRGASDAHVAGRLDTATLPDTLVGAAASDRLERELSELRMIKDAWEITQLRRAVDDTMAGFAAVAREIPRAVAGGGERWLQGTFERHSRTHGNGPGYSTIVGSGDHAPILHWVRCDGDVNSDDALLLDMGVEARTFYTADVTRTLPVSGTFSPAQRHVHDLVEKAHRAGLDAVRPGALFSDFHSVMMEVIAQGLHDWDLLPVSVDEALSERGQHHRRYIVCGVGHHLGLDVHDCARADYSAYQGAPLADGMVLTVEPGLYFHAFDETVPPELRGIGVRLEDDILVTERATEVLSESLPISADGIEAWTAAHLTAADS; via the coding sequence ATGACCGCACGGTCCATGCCAACGGGAAAGGATGCCCGCATGCCGCGGCTTTCGCAGATCGATGCGTTCACGCGGTTCATGGGCACGGGGTGGGCGACTCCCGATCGCTCGCCGCAGGTGGAACCGGGAGTTGCCGGCGCCTCAGCACAGCATCGGGAGCGGCTGAGTGCGCAGTTCGCGGGCGAGACCGTTGTGGTGTTCTCGGGAACAGCGCCGATCCGGGTGAACGACTGCGCATTCGACTTTCGCCCCGACAGCGGCTTCTTCTGGCTGACAGGGTGCACGGCAGAGGATGCCGTCATCGCGCTGTACCCGCGAGACGGCGGCCACGATGCAGTGCTCTACGTTCCGGAGCCCGCGTATCCCGGCGACACCGACTTCTTCGGCAGCGCACTGCACGGTGAGCTGTGGGTGGGCCCGGCTCCGTCGCTGGGGGAATGGTCGACCGCTCTGCAGATCGAGGTGCGCGGGCGCCGTCAGCTCGACGCCGATCTGCGCGGCGCTTCCGATGCGCACGTCGCGGGACGCCTCGACACCGCGACGCTGCCTGACACGCTCGTGGGCGCGGCAGCATCCGATCGCCTTGAACGCGAGTTGTCAGAACTGCGCATGATCAAAGACGCGTGGGAGATCACGCAGCTGCGGCGCGCCGTCGATGACACGATGGCCGGCTTCGCCGCCGTGGCGCGCGAGATTCCGCGCGCTGTTGCCGGGGGAGGCGAGCGGTGGCTGCAGGGAACGTTCGAGCGGCACTCGCGCACGCACGGCAACGGGCCGGGGTACTCGACGATCGTCGGCAGCGGCGACCACGCCCCGATTCTGCACTGGGTGCGGTGCGACGGCGACGTGAACTCCGACGATGCGCTGCTGCTCGACATGGGCGTTGAGGCGCGCACGTTCTACACCGCCGACGTCACACGCACGCTTCCCGTGTCGGGCACGTTCTCACCAGCGCAGCGGCACGTGCACGATCTCGTCGAGAAGGCGCACCGTGCAGGGCTCGACGCCGTGCGGCCGGGTGCGCTGTTCAGCGACTTCCATTCGGTGATGATGGAGGTCATCGCGCAGGGGCTGCACGACTGGGACCTGCTGCCGGTATCCGTCGACGAGGCTCTGAGCGAGCGTGGTCAGCACCACCGCCGGTACATCGTGTGCGGCGTCGGGCACCACCTCGGGCTCGACGTTCACGACTGCGCGCGCGCCGACTACTCGGCGTACCAAGGTGCGCCGCTCGCCGACGGAATGGTGCTTACGGTTGAGCCCGGGTTGTACTTCCACGCCTTCGACGAGACGGTTCCCCCCGAGTTGCGGGGCATCGGAGTTCGGCTCGAAGACGATATCTTGGTGACGGAACGCGCCACTGAGGTTCTCTCTGAGTCGCTCCCGATCAGCGCGGACGGGATCGAGGCCTGGACGGCCGCACACCTCACAGCCGCGGATTCCTGA
- a CDS encoding PLDc N-terminal domain-containing protein produces the protein MAKKKQWNELSTGQRVGVVALTAVQVTLAVAAYRDISKRDERELTASKTAWRLITMIDIVGPLTYFLAGRRV, from the coding sequence ATGGCGAAGAAGAAGCAGTGGAACGAACTCAGCACAGGACAGCGCGTCGGCGTCGTCGCCCTCACCGCGGTGCAGGTCACGCTGGCTGTCGCTGCCTACCGCGACATCTCGAAGCGCGATGAACGCGAGCTCACAGCATCCAAAACCGCGTGGCGCCTCATCACCATGATCGACATCGTCGGCCCCCTGACGTACTTCTTGGCGGGCCGCCGCGTCTGA
- a CDS encoding alpha/beta fold hydrolase — MITAQYTMPGIHVVDHECEVPLNWFDDGDSRRITVFARELVAPDKKNDDLPLIVYLQGGPGGKSPRPTDRSGWIGELLTTHRVILPDQRGTGRSSRLDARGIQTIEGTQNQADYLACFRADSIVRDLEHLRVAEFGGKRWETLGQSYGGFLTLTYLSQAPQGLAGCYVTGGLASIDPSAAEVYRRTYPRTAVKNRIFRERYPDDVSIVARIADRLDAGDVRLPDGDVLTVRRLQSLGIDFGMKPGFERMHWLFDEAFATGAGDDELSDTFLAQVLARTSFADNPLFAVMQESIYGNAGGGATAWAAQREREQHPEFSESARPLLFTGEMMYPWMFDEIRLLKPFKDAVEKLARREDWSPLYDRDRLRDNAVPVAAAVYYDDMYVDAHLQLDTVSRVGNARGWVTNEFEHDGIGSERVVPRLREMVAEFGGPINDEKGAR; from the coding sequence GTGATCACCGCGCAGTACACGATGCCGGGCATCCACGTCGTCGATCACGAGTGCGAGGTTCCGCTGAACTGGTTTGACGACGGCGACTCGAGGCGCATCACCGTGTTCGCCCGCGAGCTCGTCGCGCCAGACAAGAAGAACGACGACCTGCCGCTCATCGTCTACCTGCAGGGCGGACCTGGCGGCAAGTCGCCGCGGCCGACGGATCGTTCGGGGTGGATCGGCGAGCTGCTGACGACGCATCGCGTGATTCTCCCCGACCAGCGGGGAACGGGGCGCAGCAGCCGCCTCGACGCTCGCGGCATCCAGACCATCGAGGGCACGCAGAACCAGGCGGACTACCTCGCGTGCTTCCGTGCCGACTCGATCGTGCGCGACCTTGAGCACCTGCGCGTCGCCGAGTTCGGTGGAAAGCGCTGGGAGACCCTCGGGCAGAGCTACGGCGGGTTTCTCACACTCACCTACCTCTCGCAGGCACCGCAGGGGCTTGCCGGGTGCTACGTGACCGGCGGGCTCGCGAGCATCGATCCGAGTGCCGCAGAGGTGTACCGCCGCACGTACCCGCGTACCGCAGTGAAGAACCGCATTTTCCGCGAGCGGTACCCGGACGACGTCAGCATCGTGGCTCGCATTGCAGACCGGCTCGACGCGGGGGACGTGAGACTGCCCGACGGCGACGTGCTCACCGTGCGGCGGTTGCAGAGCCTCGGCATCGACTTCGGCATGAAGCCGGGATTCGAGCGCATGCACTGGCTCTTCGACGAGGCGTTCGCGACGGGTGCGGGCGACGACGAGTTGAGCGACACGTTCCTCGCGCAGGTGCTCGCACGCACGTCGTTTGCCGACAACCCACTGTTCGCCGTGATGCAGGAGAGTATCTACGGCAACGCAGGCGGCGGAGCGACGGCGTGGGCCGCGCAGCGTGAGCGCGAGCAGCATCCGGAATTCTCTGAATCAGCCCGGCCCCTGCTGTTCACGGGCGAGATGATGTACCCGTGGATGTTTGACGAGATCCGGCTGCTGAAGCCATTTAAGGATGCTGTTGAGAAGCTCGCCCGCCGGGAGGACTGGAGCCCGCTTTACGACCGCGACCGGCTGCGCGACAACGCCGTGCCGGTCGCCGCTGCCGTGTACTACGACGACATGTACGTCGACGCGCACCTGCAGCTGGACACCGTGAGCCGCGTCGGCAATGCGCGCGGCTGGGTGACCAACGAGTTCGAGCACGACGGCATCGGGTCGGAGCGCGTGGTGCCGCGGCTTCGCGAGATGGTTGCCGAGTTCGGCGGCCCGATCAACGATGAGAAGGGGGCACGATGA
- a CDS encoding aldehyde dehydrogenase (NADP(+)): MSTENTDVDQIAQNADRAFRELSHIEPAVRARAIVAAADALEANADALVPIGMRETGLAEARLRGELKRTAVQLRIFADTVVDGSYLDVRIDAADPDFALGPRPDVRRYLQPVGPVLNFAASNFPFAFSVAGGDTAAALASGCSLVVKTHSGHPELSAETARVISEALVGAGLPEHVFQTISGQQQGVDLLKHPLIAAGSFTGSTKIGRMLADIAAARPKPIPFYGELGSVNPVFVTEQALAERADDIAAGLVTSVGGSAGQLCTKPGFVFVPDAAPLEQGIATAASGAEPHRMLNPRIADGYADRRDEILATDGVRAIVEGTVSRDADGQGWVTPTIVVTDAATLAAQRDRLLDESFGPLTALVQYSARDDLGAIAEELFPGNLTATVHHGDGEASDALRDLVAVLSETAGRVLFNGWPTGVAVTPAMQHGGPWPATTNDSNTSVGTAAITRFVRPVAYQNAPQALLPEPLQDANPWNVPQRHAAAGESAHWGDAAR; this comes from the coding sequence ATGAGCACCGAAAACACCGACGTCGACCAGATCGCGCAGAACGCCGACCGCGCGTTCCGCGAGCTCTCGCACATCGAACCGGCCGTGCGCGCCCGCGCGATCGTCGCGGCGGCAGACGCCCTCGAGGCGAACGCCGACGCGCTCGTGCCGATCGGCATGCGCGAGACAGGGCTCGCCGAGGCGCGTCTGCGGGGCGAACTCAAGCGCACGGCCGTGCAGCTGCGCATCTTCGCCGACACGGTCGTCGACGGCTCGTATCTCGACGTGCGCATCGACGCGGCCGACCCGGACTTCGCTCTCGGGCCGCGGCCTGACGTGCGCAGGTATCTGCAGCCGGTGGGCCCCGTGCTCAACTTCGCGGCGAGCAACTTTCCGTTCGCGTTCTCTGTTGCCGGCGGCGACACGGCAGCCGCGCTCGCCTCGGGCTGCTCGCTCGTTGTCAAGACGCACTCAGGGCACCCCGAACTCTCGGCCGAGACCGCGCGCGTGATCTCAGAGGCGCTCGTCGGCGCAGGCCTGCCCGAGCACGTGTTCCAGACGATCTCGGGCCAGCAGCAAGGCGTCGACCTTCTCAAGCATCCGCTCATCGCCGCAGGCTCATTCACGGGGTCGACAAAGATCGGGCGGATGCTGGCGGACATCGCCGCCGCGCGCCCGAAGCCGATCCCGTTCTATGGCGAACTCGGCAGCGTCAACCCGGTGTTCGTCACCGAGCAGGCGCTCGCCGAGCGCGCCGACGATATCGCGGCGGGCCTCGTGACGAGCGTCGGAGGTTCTGCCGGGCAGCTGTGCACGAAGCCCGGATTCGTGTTCGTTCCCGACGCGGCGCCGCTCGAGCAGGGTATCGCGACGGCAGCATCCGGAGCCGAACCACATCGCATGCTCAACCCGCGAATCGCCGACGGCTACGCGGACCGCCGCGATGAGATCCTCGCTACCGACGGGGTGCGGGCGATCGTCGAGGGCACGGTTTCACGGGATGCTGACGGGCAGGGCTGGGTGACGCCGACGATCGTCGTGACCGATGCAGCGACGCTTGCCGCGCAGCGCGACCGTCTGCTCGACGAGAGCTTCGGACCGCTCACGGCGCTGGTGCAGTACTCGGCGCGCGATGACCTGGGGGCGATTGCCGAGGAGCTGTTCCCGGGCAACCTGACCGCCACCGTTCATCATGGCGACGGTGAGGCGTCCGACGCGCTGCGCGACCTCGTCGCGGTGCTCTCGGAGACCGCAGGACGTGTGCTGTTCAACGGATGGCCGACGGGCGTCGCCGTGACACCGGCGATGCAGCACGGTGGTCCGTGGCCCGCGACGACGAATGACTCAAACACCTCGGTGGGCACGGCAGCGATCACGCGCTTCGTGCGCCCCGTGGCGTACCAGAACGCGCCGCAGGCTCTGCTGCCCGAGCCGTTGCAAGACGCCAACCCGTGGAACGTGCCGCAGCGGCACGCTGCGGCCGGCGAGTCGGCTCACTGGGGTGACGCCGCCCGCTGA
- a CDS encoding GntR family transcriptional regulator, which produces MTTSAIQPIPQQSSLSDYVQQMLSTGIISGELAPGELLTVPTLAGKFGVSATPVREAMLGLARRGFVESVRNKGFRVTSVSDEELSHIVQVRLWLEPPAMYELAADFPEARAAELRTLADEIVAGAAGGDLVAYLQSDHAFHMALTRLLGNHTLAEMVADLRSRTRLVGLASMIKTQRLQDSAAEHVELLDFLAAGDQEGARDLMAKHIHHTLGWWSGKPEDAVE; this is translated from the coding sequence ATGACGACGAGCGCAATTCAGCCCATACCGCAGCAGTCGAGCCTGAGTGATTACGTGCAGCAGATGCTGTCGACCGGAATCATCTCGGGTGAGCTGGCGCCGGGGGAGCTGCTGACGGTACCGACCCTCGCGGGCAAGTTCGGTGTGTCGGCGACGCCCGTGCGCGAGGCGATGCTGGGACTTGCACGGCGCGGCTTCGTGGAGTCGGTGCGCAACAAGGGCTTTCGCGTCACGAGCGTGAGTGACGAAGAGCTGTCGCACATCGTGCAGGTGCGGCTGTGGCTCGAGCCGCCCGCCATGTACGAGCTCGCCGCCGATTTTCCTGAGGCACGCGCTGCCGAGCTGCGCACGCTGGCCGACGAGATCGTGGCCGGTGCCGCGGGCGGAGACCTTGTCGCGTACCTGCAGTCGGATCACGCGTTTCACATGGCGCTTACGCGGCTGCTCGGCAATCACACGCTCGCCGAGATGGTGGCAGACCTGCGCTCGCGCACGCGACTCGTGGGACTCGCGTCGATGATCAAGACCCAGCGGCTGCAAGACTCGGCCGCTGAGCACGTCGAGTTGCTCGACTTCTTGGCGGCGGGCGACCAGGAGGGTGCGCGTGACCTCATGGCCAAGCACATCCACCACACGCTCGGTTGGTGGTCGGGTAAGCCCGAGGATGCTGTCGAGTGA